The following DNA comes from Brassica oleracea var. oleracea cultivar TO1000 chromosome C5, BOL, whole genome shotgun sequence.
TAACTAACCCCTACGAATATATTGAATTTTTCCGTAAATGCTCTATATACTGAAGCCTATGATCTTTAGTGTTGTTTTAAAATTACTAAACACATTCTACATTTGTATTAATGTATATTAAACTCTCTTTCATGGTACATGGACATCATTTTAATTTTTGGTCAATTAATTTATTAAAAACTTCATAATACTCCCTAAATTGGTGGACTAACCAATATAAAATCGTTATTTTCTAGGGAAACGGAGAAAACAAAAGTTCCAAACCTCTTTGATCTTTATAATATGTTAGTGAAAGATGCAATTATGCATTATAACAATATTTTCATATTTTTGAATTTTTCTCCAAATCTATGTGTTAACCCCTACGAAAATATTGAATTTTTCGGTAAATGCTCTATATACTGAAGCTTATGATCTTTAGTGCTGTTTTAAAATTTCTTAACACATTATACATTTGTATTAATGTATATTAACCTCTCTTTCATGGTACATGTGCATCGTTTTAATTTTTTATCAATTAATTTAGAAAAAATTTCATAATACTCCCTAAATTTGTGGACTAACCACTATAAAATCGCTATTTTCTAGAGAAACGGAAACAAAAAAAGTTCCAAACCTCTTTGACATTCATCTTATGCTAGTGAAGGAAGAAACTATGCATTAAAACAACATTTTCATATTTTTCAATTTTTCTTCAAATCTACGTGTTAACCTTTACAAAAATAGATACTGAAGCCTATGATCTTTAGTGTTGTTTTAAAATTTCTAAACACATTCTACATTTGTATTAATGTTCATTAAACCCTTTTTAATGGTACATTGACATCGTTTTAATTTTTTGTCAATTAATTTAGTAAAAACTTCATAATACTCCCTAAATTGGCGGACTAACCACTATAAAATCGCTATTTTCTATAGAAACGGCGAAAACAAAAATTCCAAACCTCTTTGACCTTCATCATATGTCAGTGAAAGATGCAACTATGCATTAAAACAATATTTTCGAATTTTTCTCAAAATCTATGTGTTAACCCCTAAAAATATCGAATTTTTCGGTAAATGCTTTATATACTGAAGGTTATGATCTCTAGTGTTGTTTTAAAATTTCTTAACACATTCTACATTTGTATTAATGTATATTAACCTCTCTTTCATGGTACATAGGCATCGTTTTAATGTTTTCAATTAATTTAGTAATAATTCATAATACTCCCTAAATTGGTGGACTAACCACAGTAAAATCTTTATTTTCTAGAGAAATGGAGACAACAAAAGGTCCAAACCTATTTGACCTTCATATCATATGTTAGTCAAGGATGTAACTATGCATTAAACAATATTTTCATATTATTGAATTTTTCTCAAAATCTATGTGTTAACTAACCCCTACGAAAATATTGAATTTTTCTGTAAATGTTCTATATACTGAAGCCTATGATCTTTAGTATTGTTTTAAAATTTGTAAAAATTATCTACATTTGTTTTAAAGTATATTAAACTCTCTTTCATGATACATGAGCATCGTTTGAAGTTTTTGTCAATCAATTTAGTAAAAACTTCATAATACTCTCTAAATTTGAGGACTAACCACTGTAAAATCGCTATTTTCAAGAGAAACGGAAACAACAAAAGTTCCAAACCTCTTTGACCTTCATCATATGTTAGTGAAGGATACAACTATGCATTAAAACAGTATTTTCATATTTTTCAATTTTTCTTCAAATCTATGTGTTAACCCCTACAAAAATATTGATTTTTTCGGTAAATACTCTATATACTGAAGTCTGTGATCTTTAGTGTTGTTTTAAAATTTCTAAACACATTTTACATTTGTATTAACGTTCATTAAACTCTTTTCATGGTACATGGGCTTCGTTTTAATTTTTTGTCAATTAATTTAGTAAAACTTCATAATACTCCTTAAATTGGTGGACTAACCACTATAAAATCTTTATTTTCTAGCGAAACAGAGACGAACAAAAATTCCAAACCTCTTTAACCTTCATCATATGTCAGTGAAAGATGCAACTATGCATTAAAACAGTATTTTCATATTTTGAAATTTTCTCTAAATTTATGTGTTAACCCTACGAAAATATTTAGTTTTTCGGTAATGGTTCTATATACTGAAGCCTATTATTTTTAGTGTTTTTTTTTTAATTTCTAAACACATTTGACATTTGTATTAATGTATATTAAACTCTCTTTTATGGTACATGGGCAAGTAAAATTTTTCTCTATATACTGAAGCTTATGATCTTTAGTGTTGTTTTAAAATTTCTTAACACATTCTACATTTGTATTAATGTATATTAAACTCTCTTTTATAGTACATGAACATCGTTTTAATTTTAATTTTTTGTCAATTAATTAAGTAAACTTTATAATACTCCCTAAATTGGTGGACTAACCACTATAAAATCCCTATATTCTAGAGAAAAGAAGACAACAAAAGGTCAAAACCTCTTTGACCTTCATATCATATGTTAGTGAAAGATGCAATTATGCATTAAAATAATATTTTCATATTTTTGAATTTTTTTCAAAATCTATGTGTAACCTACGTAAATATCAAATTTTCGGTAAATGCTCTATATACTGAAGCATATTATCTTTAGTGTTGTTTTAAAATTTCCAGCCACATTCTACATTTTTACTAATGTATGCTAAACTTCTTTTCATGGAACATAGACATCTTTCTAATTTTTAATCAATTAATTTAGTAAAACTGCATATAATTTTTAAATTAGTGGACTAACCACTATAAAATAGCTATTTTCTAGAGAAACAGAGATAACAAAGTTCCAAACTTCTTTGACCTTCATCATATGTTAGCGAAAGATGCAACTATGCATTAAAACAATATTTTTATATTTTTGATTTTTTTTCAAAATCAAATAATTTTAAAATGTTATGTTGAATCCATATATATATATATATAACACATATTTGTTACTTGTCCTTTTAATGTATTTTCCAAATAATAAAAACAGGAAAATGTATTGAATTATCTTGTGAATAAAACAAGAATCTAAAATTGTATACCATAACACTTTCTTACAAAATTAATATGATTGTTGGTCTGAAAACTAATTTACACATATTAATAATAACATCGTATTTCTAGTTAAATAATTGGAAAGTTACAAAATTCTATATTTCCGTGACGTAAGAGCAGCATTAACGCAAGGGAGGGAAGCGTGGGTTCTAATTCTTTTTTTTAAAAAATTAAAAACGGACCAATCGTGGGTTGCCACTTGTCAGTGGGCCCCGCGAACAGTACAAAAACTCTACCGGACTCACCTCTCACATGAGAAGAAGGGGTGAGTTTTATGATTTTTGTGGGCCCTACACCTCTTAAAACTCCTCGAGAGTCATGGTTAAATGTGAACAAATATATTTTTATAGCTTAGTCTTTTACTTTTACGTTAAATATTAAACAGAGATGCCAGAACAAAAAAGTAATATGCAACAAGATAAAAGGATTAGGCAGAAATGTTACTAACTTTACTTTACCAGTTTGTCATTATGCATCCAGCATGTGTTTTGGTTGGACCGATCTTCTTTGTCTCAGATTCCCTGTCTTCATTCCGTAATCGATTAAATCACTCACTCACTCTGCATCTTGAGCCACAAGCTCGGAAACACACATGCATATACCTTATCATCTCTTCATCAAGAACAAAAAGTATAGACCTAAGAGCATGATTATCCATGAAACTTAAGTGGGTTTCTTTAATCATTATTTAATTAATTAAATATATTTAAGTGGGTTTAAGGATTCTAGTTAAGAATCTGTTCGATTTTGTGCCTCCAATGATAGTTTCTTAACTAAGGATTCTTAACAAAATAATTATAAATTTTTTTTTAAAGATAAAATTAATTTATTAAATAAAATATATTGAAAGATAACATTTTTAACATAGATTTTAAAATTTAAACATAAAAACAAAGAGTAGTAAAATAAAATAATTTGAAACGAGCTCAGTTGTTGCCTTCACCTCCTCCAAATTTACGCCATATATGTTCAACCAAATACGCTTTTAGTTGTTGATGCATCTGTCTATCACGAATTCTAGTTCGAGCACCCATCATATTGGCGATATTTGTAGGCATATCTTGAGAAAAATCAAGATCGACATGTGAACTTCCGGTGTCGTCTCCTTGTAGGAACTCTGAAACATCAAATTGAGTGTATCCATCTCGTTCGTCTTCTACTATCATATTATGGAGTATGATACATGCTCTCATAATCTTCCCAATTTTGACTTTATCCCAAAAAAGTGCCGGATTTTTGACAATGGCAAAGCGAGCTTGCAAGAACGTTGAGCAAATATTTCGGTCCTTGTGGTACTGGAATAGATTGGATAAAAGTCGCCCATTTCGGATAAATACCATCGGTCAGATAGTAAGCCATATGATACTCTCTTCCATTGACAGAGTAAGTGACTTGCGGAGCTTGACCCTTTATTATGTCATCAAAAACAGGTGAGCAGCCAAGAACATTGATATCATTTAAGGTACCAGGAGGACCAAAAAACGCATGTCATATCCAGAGATCATATGAAGCAACGGCCTCTAAAACGATTGTTGGTTTACCCGAACCACGCGAATATTGCCCTTTCCAAGCGGTGGGACAATTCTTCCACTCCCAATGCATACAATCGATGCTTCCTATCATCCCGGGAAATCCACGATACTCTCCAATATCAAGTAGACGTTGAAGATCAGCCGGTGTTGGTTTTCTTAGGTACTCCTCACCGAATAAATTGATTATTCCTTCCACAAATTTTTCCACACATGCCCGAGTTGTTGTTTCCCCGAGCCGGAGATATTCGTCGACCACATCAGCCGCAGTACCATAAGCTAAGACACGAATGGCTGCTGTACACTTTTGGAGGGCAGAGAGACCAAGCCTTCAAATACCATCTTTCTTTTGGCGAAAGAATTGAACTTCGTTGGAGAGTCGGTCAAGAATATGCATGAACAATGGCTTTTTCATTCTAAAACGTCGTCGAAAAAAATTTTCAGGATACGTCGGAGTCTCACTGAAATAATCATTCCATAATCGTATATGACCGGCTTCTCGATTTCTTTCGATATAAACTCATTTTTTTCTTTCTTTTCTCTCATCTTCTTGACCAGTGTATTGAATAGCCATATTCTCCATTGTTTGATCAAAAAGTTGATCAAAAGCTTGATCAAAATATTGATCAAAATAGTGATCAAATTCCTCATCAAGTGATCCCTCAAATGAGTTTTGTGAAGAAGAAGCCATGTGTTTACTTTGTTGTTGTGGTTAACTTTGTTTACGCAAGACTTAAACAAAAGAGAGAAGGTGATCGTGAAAGATGAAAGATGAAATAACAAAGAGAGAAGTGATACAAAGATGGAAGATGAAAGAGAGCAGTGGTACAAAGATGAAAGATGAATGAGAGTAGTGGTACAAAGATGAAAGCCAATGCCATCGAGCCTTTATAGGACTTAAATTTAAGAGAGAAGCTGATTACAAAGTCTGTGACATAAATTTACAAAACATAAAAGACAAAGTCTGATGACAAAACATTAGTCCGTGACTTTACAAAAAGACACTAGTGATCAGACAAAAAGACAAAGACCATTCCGTGACATATACAACCAATACATGACACAATCAAATAACACTCGTGATCACAAATGACTTCAAAGCGCTCAGTGCAGTCTCTGACTCAAAGATGACTTCAAAGCGCTCAGTGCAGTCTCTGACTCAAACATGACTTCAAAGCGCTCAGTGCAGTCTCTGACTCAAAGATGACTTCAAAGCGCTCAGTGCAGTCTCTGACTCAAAGATGACTTCAAAGCGCTCAGTGCAGTCTCTGACTCAAAGATGACTTCAAAGCGCTCAGTGCAGTCTCTGACTCAAAGATGACTTCAAAGCGCTCAGTGCAGTCTCTGACTCAAAGATGACTTCAAAGCGCTCAGTGCAGTCTCTGACTCAAAGATGACTTCAAAGCGCTCAGTGCAGTCTCTGACTCAAAGATGACTTCAAAGCGCTCAGTGCAGTCTCTGACTCAAACATGACTTCACAGCGCTCAGTACACTCGTGATCAAACATGACTCCCACTCGTCTTCTGTCTTGTTACCTGCTGAGAACAAAATAACAAGAAACTTAAATCACAGAACTACACCATTCCATTAAAACTTAAATTCATTAAACAACATCATCACGGACGATACATAAACAAGAAATTGAAGATACATAACAAGAACAAGAAACTTAAAAGTAGTTTCGACCAAGACCAAGAACCTGAAACATAGAACAAGAAACATAATATGGTACACTAAGAACAAGAACCAGAAACATAGAGACGCGTTTAGAGCTACCCTAATTAGCCAACATCTCTCTGATCAACTTCTTCTTTAGAGCTTCTTCTTCTTCAGATAATGGCTCTGTTTTCGCAATGAGTCTGTCTAGCAGACCCATCTTGGACAGTGTTTCCTTGCCTCCCAAGTCTTTCTCTTTGATAGACCACATGGTCTGAAACTCGGAGAGAGCCTTGCCATCCACTATAGTTCTCTTACTACTTGCTCCTTTAGCTGCCTTAACACCAAGAGGACGTTTGGTTGGTGGATCATCTAGATTGATAGTTGCTTGAGAGCTTGAAGATTGTGAACCATCCTCACACCTTCTCTTTTTACCGCTACCATCAAGCTTAGTAGTTGTAAGTTCACACCATTTCTGGTCATTGCACAACTCCTCCCATGCATGGTGAAGGTTGAATTTGATCTTGTGATCGTTGTAGAATATTTCGTGTGCAAGTTTAACAACATCACCGTCGTTCTGACCACTTGTTTTATGTCTTGTTGCAGCCTCATAGGAGCCACAAAACTTGGAAACAAGATCGGTAATCTTCTGCCACCTTTGCTTACACTGAATAGCCTCTCGCTTTTCACCGTTTACAACCTTTGGTGAGGCTGCATAGTAAGCTGCTATTTGTATCCAAAAAGCACCCGCCTTTTGCTCATTGCCAACCACGGGATCCTTGCTCATGTTCAACCATGAGCTTATGAGCACTATGTCCTCTGTGGGAGTCCATTTCTTCCTTTCTTTGCGCTCGGTAGGTGTGTCTTCAACGAAACTTGAAGTTGCAGTACACTGACTACTAAAGACAGGGAGTTGTGAAAAACCCTCATAACGAAATGGCTCTTGTTGACTGCTCAAAAGGTCAACAAAACTCGTGGTCTGATGACTATATGGATTCGTAGAATCCATATCATAATGAATAGATAAAGAAGAAGTAATCTGAAAGAAGCGAGAAAGAAGAAGTAATGTGAAGAAGAGATAAAGAAGTAGTAATGTGAAGAAGAGAGAAAGAAAAAGATCCGAGTTTAATAGAAGAGAAGAAAAAGAAGCATTCATCACACGTGTCCAAAAGAAGCATTCAACTTTACTCTTGGAGTTGAGCTGAGTTAAGATGAGTTGACATGAATCTACCATATTTATTACATTACACACAGTCCTAATGTTAAACTAAAACAAGCATTGATCACACGCGTTTTAACTAACCCTAACCTACTTCTAACAAGCATTTATTAACCGCCTCTATCAACTACCATCCACACTAAAGTAATAAAGGAAAATGCAAGACTTGAAGAAGACTAAAGTTTGGCAAATTTACCTCACCGAGAGGCTCCGGTAGTGGTTTCTTCTCCAGGACAGGTGATGTGTTTTATCTTGTGCCACAGCAAGCTCAACCACCAATAGAGGACTCACAAAAGAATGAAGACATTAAAAGGAATTAATGAACATAATGAATAATCTATGTACAAGGTTAAGTTAAAGAGAGAGATCTTATAAGTGACAAAATCAGGTAGATGATCACTAAATTCTACGAGTAGATGATCGTAAGAGCTTCAAGATGATGCTATTCTATTATGCAAATACACACACGAATAGACAAGCGAAACAGAACAAGTCTCCGAAGAACAAGAGAGAAGAGAGAAGAGAGAAGCGGAGAAGACGAAGAAAGAAAGAGACAAAGAAAAAAAACTTTAATTACTCCTCCCCTCCTCTTTAGCCGACACGTGACCATAGAAACCATTCCATACCTTAAGGATCGATTACATCTAGTTTAATTTCTTTTTATTTAAATAAATACAACATTAATGTATAAAACCCCTTATAGAAACTGGGATAAAGGTGCTCTAACATCACAAAAATATTATTATTGCTGTTGTTTATTTGAGTTCAAGTCTAACAAATTTTTATTTTCAGTCATCAAGATGGTAACGCCAGTTATAAGAACCGTTGATCTCCGGTCCGACACGGTGACTAAGCCAACTGAGTCAATGCGTTCAGCTATGGCAAACGCGGAAGTAGACGATGACGTTTTGGGGAACGATCCAACGGCAGTGCTTTTGGAGAGAGAGGTGGCTGAGATCGCCGGAAAGGAGGCGGCTATGTTTGTTCCGTCAGGGACAATGGGGAATTTGATAAGCGTGTTGGTCCATTGTGATGAGAGAGGGAGTGAAGTGATTCTTGGAGATGATTCTCACATTCATATTTATGAAAATGGTGGCGTTTCTAGCCTCGGTGGAGTGCACCCGAGAACGGTGAAGAATGAAGAGGATGGGACGATGGAGATTAGTTCTATCGAAGCTGCCGTGAGGAGTCCCAAAGGAGATCTTCATTATCCGGTTACTAAGCTTATATGTCTTGAGAACACTCAAGCAAAGTAAGTTTTTCTTAGTATTATTAATTAAAGAACAAAAAACCTTTAAAAAAATAACAAAAAACCTAGTTTAATGTGTGTTTAAGTGATATGAACTATTTATAGCCAAGTGGTTTCCTACTCACTGAACGATGTTAGGAGATTGTGTTGGTTATTGCGGTCATGGTTAGACTCTGGATCGGTATTTAACTGAAATACCAGTTTGATTCTTTAATTAATTTAGGCATTATGGTTAGATATAACCGGAGTTTCTTGATGCAGTTGTGGTGGTAGATGCTTGCCAATAGAATACATAGACAAGGTCGGAGAGTTAGCCAAGAAACATGGCTTGAAGCTTCACATCGATGGAGCTCGTATCTTCAATGCTTCTGTTGTTAGTATACAAACATTTCTAATTTATATAATTTGTTTTATATGTGTTTCTTGAAACTTTTTCACTCAAATGCACAATGCTCTGAAGTTTACGAGTTCATTTTTCTCAATTTTGTTTAGGCACTCGGAGTACCGGTGAGGAGGATTGTTCAAGCCGCTGATTCGGTCTCGGTAATGTTCTTCAAAACCGAGCTACATAACGTTATGGAATGTTTTTTTTGGTCGCTCAACACATGGTCCTTTTTGTCTTTGTAAGAGAATGTATTGAATATACTGTGGAGTTCTAAACCGGTCACTTTGATGTGACTAGATTTGTTTGTCGAAAGGCATAGGTGCACCGGTGGGTTCGGTAATCGTGGGAAGCAAAAGTTTCATCACTAAAGTAAGTTGTAGCTAATGAGATTGAGATCCATGGTTAAATAGCAATTGTATTTCCGGTTCAAGTACTAACTTGTTTAACTGCATGCAGGCAAGGTGGTTAAGGAAAACCTTAGGTGGAGGAATGAGACAGATAGGTGTGCTCTGTGCTGCCGCATTGGTGGCTCTCCGTGAAAACGTAGCCAAGCTCGAAGATGACCACAAGAATGCCAAGATCTTGGCAGGTGATCCCCCCGATTTTCGGTTAATTCTTAACCGAAAACTTAGATTTTATTGTGAGAGTATTAACCGATGGTTTTATGGTTTCCTACATTACCAGAAGGACTGAACCGGATTGAACGGTTAAAAGTAAACGTTGCGGCAGTGGAAACCAACATCGTAAGTGTATGAAATGAATGGTTAATTATATCCGTGCCTGGTTATTCTAACCCAAAACTATAAACCGATGAGGCTAGTTAATTAATTCACGATTCAGAGTAGAACCAAGACTTTAGGGGTTTGCAATGTAAGTAAAACAAGTTCCATAGTAAGTTGATAGTTTTTTCTACGAGATTTTCCAAACTAGGCATGTATATCATTTATATACCAGATTTACAAATGAACATAGAATGTATTCATTGTACTTTAATTTTGAAGCCGAATGTTTTAAGTTTTTTTTTTCGTTTTCGTCATAAGACAGTTTTATTGGCAGATATACGTAGATCTACCAAAAGATCCTAAGTTTATAGCTGAAGACGCATGTAAGAGTTTGGAAGTTCTCGGTGTGCTTGTCATACCTCAAACTACATTCAGGTACACAATTATAATTGTATTTACTTGTTGGTTCGACATATTGTTATTATGGTTTGTCTGAGTCTGTTTCTGTTCAAAAATGCAATGGGTAAATAACAGTTTTTGCGAAGAACATGGTGATTAACTTTGAGTATTTTCTGTGTATATATACAGAATCAGGATTGTTCTGCACCACCAAATCTCAGATAGCGACTTGGATTATGTGCTCTCTTGTTTTGAGGTAGTTTGCTTTCAAATTCTGTTATGTGCTTCGATATACTTTATTTCTACCACGCTTTGTAATTCTCTGACTAATTGCTTCTTAACCAAAATTTTCAGAAACTGTTTAGCTCAGTGCCAGAAGAGAAAGCTTGATGTGAATTGATTTCACGTGTTGGACTATGTCATAGTACTTGAATCTATTTTCTTGCTTCACAAATTGAAACCCTTTGTCAAGCAATAAACATTTGTTTTAATTATAATTCAAGTTATTGAACATTTCATGAAAGTAACTACTACTTTTACGTCATTCTTTAAAAAATTCGAAATGTTTAATTGATGATGAAATACTGAATAATTTCATTAACAACAAGAACAAAAAGTTGTTACTTTATATTCATTGGTCCACCATGTATGTCTTCACGAGCATCTCCGGAACATCTTCTGGACAAAATAGTTGTTACTTGTTAGAGACAAATAATTAAACAGATAAATAAATTCCGTTTTCTTTTTCGTTGTAAAACAAGTTTTTGATTAAAAACAAAGAATGAAAAGGTTTTATATACTTTAAACAAAAAAAAAAGGTTTTATATACAATTCACGTGATGTCAATATCTAATCATTCTACGACTAGGTTTAGCCAGTAAGCCAACCCTATATGAATGTGTATTTATCTTTACTTTCCTATAATTTAATTTGTTCGATATGTAACAAGAATGAGGAGATTCGGAGACATCAACAAACGAAACGAAAAATGTTAACAGTAAAATGAGCTTTGATGTATTTTTTTTGTCATGAGCTTTGATGTAAAAACACCAATTATTGATTCGAGAGGTTGTAATTTAAAATTAATGTTAAATTCGTGGAGACTCGTAAACCATAGGTTACTAACAATAAAATAAAAATGACTAGGTTACTAACAAATTTGGATAACTTTTGACCATATGATT
Coding sequences within:
- the LOC106292425 gene encoding glutathione S-transferase T3-like, with the translated sequence MDSTNPYSHQTTSFVDLLSSQQEPFRYEGFSQLPVFSSQCTATSSFVEDTPTERKERKKWTPTEDIVLISSWLNMSKDPVVGNEQKAGAFWIQIAAYYAASPKVVNGEKREAIQCKQRWQKITDLVSKFCGSYEAATRHKTSGQNDGDVVKLAHEIFYNDHKIKFNLHHAWEELCNDQKWCELTTTKLDGSGKKRRCEDGSQSSSSQATINLDDPPTKRPLGVKAAKGASSKRTIVDGKALSEFQTMWSIKEKDLGGKETLSKMGLLDRLIAKTEPLSEEEEALKKKLIREMLAN
- the LOC106343841 gene encoding probable low-specificity L-threonine aldolase 2 isoform X2, coding for MVTPVIRTVDLRSDTVTKPTESMRSAMANAEVDDDVLGNDPTAVLLEREVAEIAGKEAAMFVPSGTMGNLISVLVHCDERGSEVILGDDSHIHIYENGGVSSLGGVHPRTVKNEEDGTMEISSIEAAVRSPKGDLHYPVTKLICLENTQANCGGRCLPIEYIDKVGELAKKHGLKLHIDGARIFNASVALGVPVRRIVQAADSVSICLSKGIGAPVGSVIVGSKSFITKARWLRKTLGGGMRQIGVLCAAALVALRENVAKLEDDHKNAKILAEGLNRIERLKVNVAAVETNIIYVDLPKDPKFIAEDACKSLEVLGVLVIPQTTFRIRIVLHHQISDSDLDYVLSCFEKLFSSVPEEKA
- the LOC106343841 gene encoding probable low-specificity L-threonine aldolase 2 isoform X1; amino-acid sequence: MVTPVIRTVDLRSDTVTKPTESMRSAMANAEVDDDVLGNDPTAVLLEREVAEIAGKEAAMFVPSGTMGNLISVLVHCDERGSEVILGDDSHIHIYENGGVSSLGGVHPRTVKNEEDGTMEISSIEAAVRSPKGDLHYPVTKLICLENTQANCGGRCLPIEYIDKVGELAKKHGLKLHIDGARIFNASVALGVPVRRIVQAADSVSICLSKGIGAPVGSVIVGSKSFITKARWLRKTLGGGMRQIGVLCAAALVALRENVAKLEDDHKNAKILAEGLNRIERLKVNVAAVETNIFYWQIYVDLPKDPKFIAEDACKSLEVLGVLVIPQTTFRIRIVLHHQISDSDLDYVLSCFEKLFSSVPEEKA